The following coding sequences lie in one Arabidopsis thaliana chromosome 3, partial sequence genomic window:
- a CDS encoding Phototropic-responsive NPH3 family protein (Phototropic-responsive NPH3 family protein; FUNCTIONS IN: signal transducer activity; INVOLVED IN: response to light stimulus; LOCATED IN: chloroplast; EXPRESSED IN: 7 plant structures; EXPRESSED DURING: F mature embryo stage, petal differentiation and expansion stage, E expanded cotyledon stage, D bilateral stage; CONTAINS InterPro DOMAIN/s: NPH3 (InterPro:IPR004249), BTB/POZ (InterPro:IPR013069), BTB/POZ fold (InterPro:IPR011333), BTB/POZ-like (InterPro:IPR000210); BEST Arabidopsis thaliana protein match is: Phototropic-responsive NPH3 family protein (TAIR:AT3G08660.1); Has 979 Blast hits to 951 proteins in 48 species: Archae - 0; Bacteria - 0; Metazoa - 96; Fungi - 0; Plants - 880; Viruses - 0; Other Eukaryotes - 3 (source: NCBI BLink).), giving the protein MGIISDNAQSHSSSSAPAPSIFSSSFATRIFSDVAGDITIVVDGESFLLHKFPLVARCGKIRKMVAEMKESSSNLSHTELRDFPGGSKTFELAMKFCYGINFEITISNVVAIRCAAGYLEMTEDFKEENLIARTETYLEQVAFRSLEKSVEVLCSCETLYPQDIAETAHIPDRCVEAIAVNACREQLVLGLSRLNRGTESGELKRGDSPEWWIEDLSALRIDYYARVVSAMARTGLRSESIITSLMHYAQESLKGIRNCKERTKLDSGTFENEQRNVLEAIVSLFPNDNVPLSFLFGMLRVGITINVAISCRLELERRIAQQLETVSLDDLLIPVVRDGDSMYDVDTVHRILVCFLKKIEEEEEYDEDCCYENETENLTGSMCHSSLLKVGRIMDAYLAEIAPDPCLSLHKFMALIEILPDYARVMDDGLYRAIDMFLKGHPSLNEQECKSLCKFIDTQKLSQEACNHVAQNDRLPMQMVVRVLYSEQLRMKNVMSGESGEGLLLSSQKHSSENPSRAVSPRDTYASLRRENRELKLEISRVRVRLTELEKEQILMKQGMMEKSGHGGTLLTSLSKGIGRISIFGGGPTEGKLRNANRKSKSRLERKTVRSRPESMF; this is encoded by the exons ATGGGTATTATATCGGACAATGCTCAATCTCACTCGTCTTCCTCTGCCCCTGCTCCTTCCATCTTCTCCAGCTCCTTTGCCACTCG CATATTCTCAGATGTTGCGGGAGACATCACAATTGTTGTTGATGGAGAGTCCTTTTTACTCCACAAG TTTCCTTTAGTGGCTCGGTGTGGAAAGATTAGGAAAATGGTGGCAGAGATGAAAGAATCATCTTCAAATCTCTCGCATACAGAGCTCCGAGACTTTCCAGGTGGGTCTAAGACGTTTGAACTCGCCATGAAGTTCTGCTACGGCATCAACTTCGAGATCACTATCTCCAACGTGGTTGCTATCCGTTGCGCAGCTGGTTATCTTGAGATGACAGAGGActtcaaagaagagaatttgATTGCGCGGACCGAGACTTACCTCGAGCAAGTCGCGTTTCGCAGTCTTGAGAAGTCTGTGGAAGTCCTCTGTTCCTGTGAGACGCTTTATCCTCAAGACATTGCTGAAACTGCTCACATTCCTGATAGATGTGTGGAGGCTATCGCTGTGAATGCTTGCAGAGAACAGTTAGTGTTAGGGCTGTCACGGCTGAACCGAGGCACCGAGTCAGGGGAACTCAAGCGAGGAGATAGTCCTGAGTGGTGGATTGAAGACCTCTCTGCTCTGAGGATTGACTATTACGCACGAGTTGTCTCTGCGATGGCTAGAACAGGCTTGCGGTCAGAGAGTATCATAACGTCTTTGATGCATTACGCTCAAGAATCGTTGAAAGGTATTCGAAACTGCAAGGAGCGAACCAAGCTCGATTCGGGTACTTTTGAGAATGAACAGAGGAACGTCCTTGAAGCCATTGTTAGTCTTTTCCCAAATGACAATGTCCCTCTGAGTTTCCTCTTTGGAATGTTGAGGGTCGGGATTACCATAAACGTAGCCATCTCTTGCAGGCTCGAGCTCGAGCGGAGAATCGCTCAGCAGCTGGAAACAGTCTCCCTCGATGATCTACTCATACCTGTTGTCCGAGACGGAGATTCCATGTACGATGTAGACACTGTCCATAGAATACTCGTCTGCTTTCTGAAGAAAatagaggaggaagaagaatatgatGAAGATTGCTGTTACGAGAACGAGACCGAGAATCTTACTGGTTCTATGTGCCACAGTTCATTGCTGAAAGTGGGTCGGATCATGGATGCATACTTGGCAGAGATTGCACCAGACCCGTGTCTGAGTCTTCACAAGTTCATGGCTTTGATAGAGATATTGCCTGATTACGCACGTGTCATGGATGATGGGCTATACAGAGCCATTGATATGTTTCTAAAG GGGCATCCGTCGCTGAACGAACAAGAATGTAAGAGTCTCTGCAAATTCATAGACACTCAGAAACTTTCACAAGAAGCATGCAACCATGTGGCTCAGAACGATCGGCTGCCGATGCAGATGGTGGTCCGAGTCCTCTACTCAGAACAGCTGCGTATGAAGAATGTAATGTCCGGAGAGTCAGGGGAAGGGCTATTGCTGTCTTCTCAGAAACATAGTAGCGAGAACCCGAGCCGAGCTGTGTCTCCGAGAGACACTTATGCCTCACTGAGGAGGGAGAATAGAGAGCTGAAGCTGGAGATTTCAAGGGTGAGAGTGAGGCTGACTGAGTTGGAGAAGGAGCAGATTTTGATGAAACAGGGGATGATGGAGAAGTCAGGTCATGGTGGAACATTGCTGACCTCACTTTCCAAAGGGATTGGGAGGATTTCGATATTTGGTGGAGGACCTACAGAAGGGAAGCTGCGGAATGCTAACCGCAAATCCAAGTCAAGGTTGGAGAGAAAAACCGTTAGGAGCCGACCAGagtctatgttttag
- the AAC1 gene encoding ADP/ATP carrier 1 (ADP/ATP carrier 1 (AAC1); FUNCTIONS IN: binding, copper ion binding, ATP:ADP antiporter activity; INVOLVED IN: transport, purine nucleotide transport; LOCATED IN: in 10 components; EXPRESSED IN: 28 plant structures; EXPRESSED DURING: 16 growth stages; CONTAINS InterPro DOMAIN/s: Mitochondrial carrier protein (InterPro:IPR002067), Mitochondrial substrate carrier (InterPro:IPR001993), Mitochondrial substrate/solute carrier (InterPro:IPR018108), Adenine nucleotide translocator 1 (InterPro:IPR002113); BEST Arabidopsis thaliana protein match is: ADP/ATP carrier 2 (TAIR:AT5G13490.2); Has 19855 Blast hits to 12531 proteins in 484 species: Archae - 0; Bacteria - 0; Metazoa - 8964; Fungi - 5060; Plants - 3882; Viruses - 0; Other Eukaryotes - 1949 (source: NCBI BLink).) — protein sequence MVDQVQHPTIAQKAAGQFMRSSVSKDVQVGYQRPSMYQRHATYGNYSNAAFQFPPTSRMLATTASPVFVQTPGEKGFTNFALDFLMGGVSAAVSKTAAAPIERVKLLIQNQDEMIKAGRLSEPYKGIGDCFGRTIKDEGFGSLWRGNTANVIRYFPTQALNFAFKDYFKRLFNFKKDRDGYWKWFAGNLASGGAAGASSLLFVYSLDYARTRLANDAKAAKKGGGGRQFDGLVDVYRKTLKTDGIAGLYRGFNISCVGIIVYRGLYFGLYDSVKPVLLTGDLQDSFFASFALGWVITNGAGLASYPIDTVRRRMMMTSGEAVKYKSSLDAFKQILKNEGAKSLFKGAGANILRAVAGAGVLSGYDKLQLIVFGKKYGSGGA from the exons ATGGTTGATCAAGTTCAGCACCCCACTATTGCGCAGAAAGCTGCCGGGCAGTTCATGCGTTCAAGTGTTTCCAAGGACGTTCAAGTGGGTTACCAGAGGCCTTCTATGTATCAAAGACATGCAACCTACGGAAACTACTCCAATGCTGCATTTCAATTTCCTCCGACATCCCGGATGTTGGCAACAACTGCTTCTCCCGTGTTTGTCCAAACCCCAGGAGAGAAGGGGTTCACTAACTTTGCCCTTGACTTTCTGATGGGTGGTGTTTCTGCTGCCGTCTCCAAGACTGCTGCTGCTCCTATTGAACGTGTTAAGCTTTTGATCCAGAACCAGGATGAGATGATTAAAGCTGGCAGGCTTTCTGAACCCTACAAGGGTATTGGTGACTGTTTCGGCAGGACGATTAAGGATGAAGGTTTTGGTTCTCTATGGAGAGGAAACACTGCCAATGTTATCCGTTATTTCCCCACTCAG GCCTTGAACTTTGCCTTCAAAGATTACTTCAAAAGACTTTTCAACTTTAAGAAGGACAGAGATGGTTACTGGAAGTGGTTTGCTGGTAACTTGGCATCTGGAGGAGCAGCTGGTGCCTCTTCCCTTCTGTTTGTGTACTCCCTTGACTATGCCCGTACCCGTCTAGCTAATGATGCCAAGGCTGCAAAGAAAGGAGGTGGTGGAAGACAGTTTGATGGTCTTGTTGATGTCTACAGAAAGACACTTAAGACTGATGGTATTGCTGGTCTGTACCGTGGATTCAACATCTCATGTGTTGGTATCATTGTCTACCGTGGTCTGTACTTTGGACTCTATGACTCTGTGAAGCCTGTTCTCCTCACTGGTGACTTACAG GACAGTTTCTTCGCTAGTTTCGCTCTTGGATGGGTTATTACCAATGGTGCGGGTCTTGCATCCTACCCCATTGACACTGTCCGCAGAAGAATGATGATGACGTCTGGTGAAGCTGTCAAGTACAAGAGTTCTTTGGACGCCTTCAAGCAGATCCTCAAGAATGAAGGAGCCAAGTCACTCTTCAAGGGAGCTGGTGCCAACATTCTGCGTGCTGTTGCAGGTGCTGGTGTGCTTTCCGGTTACGACAAATTGCAGCTGATTGTCTTCGGTAAGAAGTACGGATCAGGAGGTGCCTAA